The following are from one region of the Dreissena polymorpha isolate Duluth1 chromosome 2, UMN_Dpol_1.0, whole genome shotgun sequence genome:
- the LOC127870083 gene encoding uncharacterized protein LOC127870083, translating to MPLLQDIFSTEHIQMMEELVNGSEWTTVLDLFMKNVPNLMNLIEAPEMVSNIVNEIASQYFATFKAVMEGLSQNSTEMDPDAVAKSLADGMTNLEQTLREAMGDNMTDMVMALGSMLMDMVDDSSAFYEKLTLDLKASVSSRPEVATALNKLAAMDTTVTYTFLSNMVAMDTVYSVLKGQTTMQDVCIQSLEGTVASPCRHGGPFMTAYMVQMDSIMAGSIPLEMQNGSMKAMYERASNMVTDMMSSSSWSTMAEWMDIFQTAGTMKDVLDYAPYTNDPRGNGELFTVENDSTKYGGCPSNN from the exons ATGCCACTCCTCCAGGATATATTCAGCACAGAACACATCCAGATGATGGAAGAGCTTGTTAATGGTTCAGAATGGACAACTGTCCTGGACCTTTTCATGAAGAACGTGCCCAACCTGATGAATTTGATTGAAGCACCAGAGATGGTTTCAAACATAGTGAATGAGATAGCCAGTCAGTATTTTGCCACATTTAAGGCCGTTATGGAGGGTCTGTCACAGAATTCCACAGAAATGGATCCTGATGCTGTTGCCAA GTCACTAGCAGACGGCATGACCAATCTGGAGCAAACACTACGGGAGGCCATGGGAGATAACATGACAGACATGGTTATGGCCCTTGGAAGCATGCTCATGGACATGGTGGATGACAGCTCAGCCTTTTACGAGA AACTGACATTGGACCTGAAGGCTAGTGTCTCCAGTCGTCCAGAGGTTGCAACTGCTCTAAACAAACTGGCAGCAATGGATACCACGGTCACATATACCTTCCTCTCTAACATGGTGGCTATGGATACTGTATAT AGTGTCCTCAAAGGACAGACAACTATGCAGGATGTTTGTATTCAGTCCCTGGAGGGCACAGTTGCCTCCCCCTGCAGACATGGCGGGCCATTT ATGACTGCCTACATGGTGCAAATGGACAGCATAATGGCTGGTAGCATTCCTCTTGAGATGCAAAATGGCTCCATGAAAGCCATGTATGAACGAGCCTCCAACATGGTGACTGACATGATGTCATCATCATCTTGGTCCACAATGGCGGAATGGATGGATATTTTCCAAACAGCTGGTACGATGAAAGATGTGTTG GATTATGCTCCCTATACAAATGACCCTAGAGGCAATGGAGAACTCTTCACTGTGGAGAATGATTCGACCAAGTATGGAGGTTGCCCTAGCAACAATTGA
- the LOC127869014 gene encoding retinal-specific phospholipid-transporting ATPase ABCA4-like, with amino-acid sequence MGAWGQFWSLVWKNYVIRKRHPSFVVLEVVWPVLMFVALALFRLGFPPDHRETCQFQERALPSAGMIPFLQTSICQLQNNCSNQAWKEERETAQANFQQLIGGVTPILEKESTVQAFKALPKMNKVLKALQNFSKETSLDEIDEALKLKNMFKDPARVIDIIANKYGILSPKMAEYLLESTLNPVAIMEMLGSLDMKKVVCDPAELTKYLLLSPKVNKYSLSDQLCRINDALISNITNELVRQLDVAKVIKLGQDLMKATGSLDVAMLLGDIANLVERFLDDSSILSMFMQSQAIPDLSALPLALHSVSKLLPLLMNIQGNELESVRKMIDVVSPPSGSHSTRQNHGSRTPEVNERINRYSQYRWYPR; translated from the exons ATGGGTGCGTGGGGACAGTTCTGGTCCCTTGTGTGGAAGAATTACGTCATCAGGAAGCGACATCCG AGTTTCGTGGTTTTAGAAGTCGTATGGCCAGTGTTGATGTTTGTAGCTTTAGCGCTGTTCCGGCTCGGGTTCCCGCCTGACCATAGGGAAACAT GTCAGTTCCAAGAACGCGCACTGCCGAGCGCGGGAATGATCCCCTTTCTGCAGACGTCAATATGCCAGTTGCAGAACAACTGCTCAAACCAGGCCTGGAAAGAAGAAAGAGAGACGGCACAGGCCAA TTTCCAGCAACTAATAGGTGGAGTGACACCAATTTTGGAGAAGGAATCCACTGTTCAGGCTTTCAAAGCATTACCAAAGATGAACAAAGTCCTGAAGGCATTGCAGAACTTTTCCAAGGAAACCAGTTTAGATGAGATTG ATGAAGCACTGAAGTTAAAGAACATGTTCAAAGACCCAGCAAGGGTGATCGACATCATAGCCAACAAGTATGGTATATTATCACCCAAGATGGCAGAATATCTTCTGGAGTCTACTCTCAATCCAGTGGCG ATCATGGAAATGCTGGGCAGTCTAGACATGAAGAAGGTGGTGTGCGATCCGGCAGAGCTTACAAAGTACCTGTTGCTCAGCCCGAAGGTTAACAAATACTCTCTGTCAGATCAGCTGTGTCGTATAAATGATGCCCTCATCTCCAACATTACCAACGAGCTTGTGAGGCAGCTCGATGTGGCCAAGGTTATTAAACTG GGTCAAGATCTTATGAAGGCGACGGGATCACTTGATGTAGCCATGCTGCTTGGTGACATCGCAAACTTAGTGGAGCGTTTCTTAGATGATTCGAGCATTCTAAGCATGTTCATGCAATCACAGGCCATACCGGACCTCAGTGCGTTGCCCCTTGCATTGCATTCCGTGTCCAAACTACTGCCTTTACTAATGAACATCCAAGGAAATGAGCTAGAAAG TGTCCGAAAGATGATTGATGTTGTGTCCCCCCCTTCTGGATCTCATTCTACCCGACAAAACCATGGCAGCAGAACTCCAGAAGTTAATGAAAGGATTAACAGATATTCTCAATACAG ATGGTATCCAAGATAG